The Arachis hypogaea cultivar Tifrunner chromosome 19, arahy.Tifrunner.gnm2.J5K5, whole genome shotgun sequence genome has a window encoding:
- the LOC112779450 gene encoding uncharacterized protein: MALQAHSPSRLLLHSQSRLQSPLSTITQTPSTLTVSLTAAFNPKPLTLSFSRRRERSNTVSPVVEESQESSEPEAEAEAEEKEVTVAEELKKAMQERREKEGEEEFWGGVGREIREIEWPPFGKVLGTTSVVISVIFGSSVVLLTLNALLAELSDRVFAGKGVQDFFT, encoded by the coding sequence ATGGCGCTGCAAGCTCACTCTCCTTCACGCTTACTCTTACACTCGCAGTCTCGGTTACAGTCACCTTTATCCACCATAACACAAACTCCTTCCACTCTCACAGTCTCACTCACTGCCGCCTTCAACCCCAAACCCCTCACTCTCTCTTTCTCACGGCGTCGGGAGAGGAGTAATACGGTGTCCCCAGTGGTGGAGGAAAGCCAGGAGAGTTCCGAACCGGAAgcggaagcagaagcagaagagaAAGAAGTGACGGTGGCCGAAGAGCTGAAGAAGGCGATGcaggagagaagagagaaagaaggagaagaagagttttgggGCGGAGTAGGGCGAGAGATCAGGGAGATCGAGTGGCCACCCTTTGGGAAGGTGCTGGGCACCACCAGCGTTGTTATCAGCGTCATCTTTGGTTCCAGCGTCGTTTTGCTCACTCTCAATGCTCTTCTCGCTGAGCTTTCTGACCGTGTTTTCGCCGGCAAAGGGGTTCAGGATTTCTTCACCTAA